The DNA region TACCATTAAGTACACATAaacttaaaattgaaaatatattaatttttttgactCATAAGTCACCaagactttccatcccttttataCCTCATCATTCACATTTAAAAGATATTGCCTACCAAGGGCAGTTTATATAAAGTGTAAAAGAAATGAGTTGCTTTAGTAAAGATAAAGAATCCAGTATTAAGACTCATACACTTTACACAAATACTTTCCAAACTATTACGTTTGGTGATACTTAGCTTCACACAGCCACCCTGAAGATCTGCATGTTGAGTTTAGAAAAGATCAAATAACAGCACTGAGTGCAGAACTTTAAATTGCTTGAGTTTTGTAAGCACTTGGACCTTCAAGAGGACTAGATGATGCAGATGGAATCTTAGGAGAACCAGACGACTAATCTTTATCCATAAATGTGCTTTTAAATATACTGCTGAGAGATATAaactcatatatttaaaataccatCCTTTCAAAATATCTGGAGCTCTTTTCGTTCTTTTTAATACCCTTGGCGTTTGGGGCATAAGATTAAAACAagaaagattagaacagaaatacaaaaatttattttcccaaCTCTCCTGACCAATTTGTACCACCTATCACAAATCTCAGATCCACAGTACAGGAATCCTAGCCGGGATCTCTAATCAGGCTCGTTATAATCCCTCACACATCTCAGCAGACTGGAACATTGCTTTCATATTCTTACACTAGATGTCTCCAAATACCAACTAAAAGGATCTTTTCCAGCCATAGAAGCAAGCCGCAGGGTTCAAGCTGAGGTGATGACGATGGTGAGAAGCGCACCAGGATGAAATCGCAACCGGGGGGCTGCGAGCCCGGTGCCCTGGACTCTCAGCTTGGTCACTGATTTGCCAGGTATCCTGGATCGTCACCTGCCTCATTCGGGGCCGTTccgtcctttctctttttttcttaatctaagAAACGAGGAGTTAAGTTCTCATCCGTAACGCTTCGTCCAGCTCTCATCGCTCAGGTGCAGGCTTCCACACAAACCCGCTTCGTCCGGCAGGTTTGACCTTCCGAGCGGCGCTGAACGAGATATACAGAGAAACTTTGATTCACAAAGGAGCAGAGTTCCTCAAGGTTGTGACAAACTGTGGGGAGGGGCATCAGGACGTCACCGCTCGGCTGCGACAGATACTCTCTCACTCACACTTTCCGTTAACCCGCACCACCTCCTTCCTCAGAGCAGGCGCGGAAGTCAGCCAAAGGTAAGAAAGCGAGCCGGAAGTCCCGCCCCCGAGCGCAAACGGTAGCCCGGAAGGGTCATAAGGAGACCGGCTAATTTGCGCGTGAATTACCTTCTTGGAAGGTCGTGAGTTCTGCGCCGCTTGCGCGCAGTCCGGCCCAGGTTCCGGCACCAGACTCTGCTCCGCGTTCTCCTCCCCGTTGTTGGCCTGCGTGCCCTTTCTCCGTCTGCGCCGGGCTGGCGGAGAGGTCAGCTTGCTTGTGGGTACCGGCGGGCAACCGCGGAGTATGAGCCCCGGAGGTCACTTCGGCCGGACTGGGTAGTACTCCTTGTCctgctgatgccggggttcttgtttgcagagtcgaagaatgttcttagcaaacagtcaaggtaggagagccagggaaaggcttttatttagaggtaaagtgagaggacagagctcctggctcacgccaggagggtacaagagagtccgtagtggtgcgttgtctagggggtttataggcgggtgagagacaaagagctagggatgcagacccaccaaatggtctctaaatgtttctttttgaagagacactaagttatcaattttccagactattttgcagagttaatgTAAGAAATgtactgctttgattctttcccagaatagcagtttcttggtttgggagcatatcagtcaagTCTTCCTGTCCTgctctcaaggtgggctgagttattgtctgtttgctaaatagTAAGTTAGGaattttacttcttaacttcttgggttttaaaatgcaatcttattctgcccttcactatgttgtttacgCCTGGGCCTGCTTGCTATATTAATTGCTCAGGTTATATATTATTTGATTAGggtctggaggaggaaaagcaacaTCTGAATAAagttaaactgggccttttagtaggctaaagtaaattttacaatagcctcatttaattgacacaaacaagacataggctatgctgaggtattttatctgggggatgttcaaacattccaggccaagttactcttggctttttaagttttaattaatCTTCACTGAataatgcttatattcctagttttatgttttactttagagaattactATGACTGACTTTACTTAACTGTTTgatacggagttttggtaggggtctttttccagaggccctcaccctactctgactacacccatggtccctgtctcactgctTGGTAATTTTGCCCTGTTGCGTTTGTACAGCAGTTTGGTTCCAACAGCAGCCTTATAAAAGAGGCACTGCTATCCCTCTTTTTATTGATGGGGAAACAAGCTTGTGGGAATAAATAAGCTGCCCTAATGTAATGGTGAGTTTGTACAGAATAATGGTGAGAGAACCCAATTCCAACGGGACCAAGCTGCCACCCCAGTGGAGGATCAAATTACGAAGGGTAGGGAGAGAAGCTTCAAAAAGCCGGTGTTCCTGGTATGGTTAATTTAGAACTGATCGGTTTCAGTTGGATCATTAAAATCCAGAGGTGTAACTTAAAAACAGGGTGGAGGGAATGACGGTATTTTTTCCTTGCCTTCGCTCAAATTGCAAGTTCCTTATTAACATAGAATGTTATTTTGACCAACAGCTTAATCCCCCTGGTAATGGCAGCCCCATCTATGAAAGAAAGACAGGTTTGCTGGGGAGCCCGGGATGAATACTGGAAGTGTTTAGATGAGAACACAGACGATGCTTCACAATGTAAGAAGTTGAGAAGCTCATTTGAATCCAGTTGTCCCCAACAGTGGGTAAGTCAGATGTGAGTGTCTTTCTGTTTGCTCTGCAGTGCGAGTGGTAGTCTATGAAGTGAAGCACTGTCTGAGGGATGTCAAATCAACAGTTTCTGTGAGCCACAGAGAAAACTGGTAATCTTGGCTTGTATCAGGCATACCTTTGGAAAATGTCACCTGATGCTTTAAAGGtaattctaaaacaaaacaaatgtatgGACAATACAGAAAAGTCCAACCCACTAAATTGGTAGACTTCTCTGGGATCTTGAAGGATAATATTTAATCTTGGGCAACAGTTGGCAAATGTATTGGCCTCAAGCTACTGTCAGAAGTAAAGTATTCCCAGTGACCCACCCAAAATCATatgccaaatatataaagaatagtttATAAAGTAGAAGAAATGTTCATACTGTCGATTTGCCACCGGCTGCCCTAGATACCTCCCTGACAGGTGTTCCTATTCTGGATTGCCTGTCCTTAGTACAGGAGGTGGGCTGGAAAAGGGAACTAACATCCTCGAGCTTAGTTAAGTGCTCTTGTGTAAGTGCTTGATACTCCCTCATCAGTGCAGTTATAGATGGGTGGCTTGCTCTCAATTTCTAGAGGCAGGTGAAGCTCAGAACATCAAAATACGTGCTCAATATTGGTAAGTGGCAGAACTCTAATTCCAAGTCAGGCCCAGCTGGCTGATGTAAGATTTGGACCTGGATTTGTCTGTGCTTTTTCACTCTACCATGCTGTTCCAGAGTGTAAGTTTGAGAATATGCATTTTAGAAATGAAGTAGTTTTAGGGTCCTCATTCTCTCACACTAAATATTTGTGGATGAGGAGCCTGGGGCTTGAAGGAGACCCCAAGACTGTGATAGTGTCCGGGTCATGTTGTGGGCAGACCTGGTAGTAAGTCAGTGGATAGGAGTTGCTTTAGATGACCTCATCTGTAAAGCCAGCATAATGTAGCCTATCTCATGGGATTACTATGAAGAGTAAATGTCTTAACTTGACCTACCAGCTGAAAACTGATAAATGCAGGGTTTTTTGATTGGATAGATGATTTACGTAGATGCCTTAAGAGTAACTTGTGATTTAAGTAGGCGGAAAATTTGGGCTTCTGGGCTGATGTCAGACCCAATTCCTTTAAGGCCACGATACCATCACTACGCTGTCCCCTTCTGCTCTTGAGCTAGCAGTCTTAGAGCAGGGCAGCGCTGGGAATGGGTAAGGACCTGAGGCTGTTGGGGTGAGTGGGAGTGGTGCAGAGTAAGAGCCAGCCCTGAGGTAAGTCAAGGCCAGAGTAGTGGCTGgttccactctctccctgccctcACATTTCCCCAGGAGCCCTTAGCACTATGAAACCTGTCTAGCCTAGCCATGATTTCCACTCAAGTTGCCTATCagatttgtgtgatttttttttttaatggctatgtTCCAGACCTCACCTCAGGTTTACTGAATTTCGGTAACTAGAAACTCACCTTCTTTCAAAAGGGCTGTGGCTCTGCAGGTGATTCTGCTGGGTAACCATGGTTGGAAATCGCCATCTTAGCCCATTCACACTTGGGAAGTCACACTTCAGCCCTATTTTTGTATCCTCCCCtaaacccactgatttttctCTGATCTAGTGGCCAGTAGACCCTCCCTCCCATTCCCTGACTTTCAGGGCAATTTCTGTTCTCTGCATTATAAAGGGTTTCTGATGGCCAGCCAGTCTTCTTTACTGTCTTCCACTCTTTAACTGGCTGTCATGACACAAGGCCCTCTTGGGTTACTGCGTCCTAGCCACAGCTAAAACTGCCTGAGCATATGCTGTAAGCACTGCAAATATGGCACCTAACTTTTATTCCTCACAATAACACGGTTATCCAGTTTTACAGACGAGAACACAGACATATTGAAATGAAGTCACTTGAAGGTGCAGAGCCTGGATTGCAGTTTATTAGTCTTGAGTCCAGATGCCATGACCTTCCCTGCTCCACATGCTGCTTCCCGTGCCTGTCAAGCAAGAAAAGGATCCATGAAAATAGCTAGTACAGGTTTCCCTGGTGTTCTAGAAACTGAGACATAAAGTCTATTTCCACTGTTTACATATCAAAGCCCtatctccttgggtccctttacAATTGACTCCCCTAgttctcctcctccatctctagCAGCCACTGCTTCTATGAATGCTTTCCTCTGTGTTTGATAAATGCCAGTGCCCTTTAAAGATGCCTTCTATGCTACTTGCTCTACAATTCTGTCTACAGCCATAGCTTGAAGCCTGGCTCACTCTCCTAGTCCAGAAGCACCTGTTTGGCAGACCAGTTTCTGCCCAGCCTTGACCTCTGCACATACAAGACTGAACTCTTCCTACCCTGTACCCAAAGGGCCTCTCCTCCCACATTCCCAGCCTCGGTGAAAGACACCATATCAGTGCAGCCCAAAGACAGGGTGGCATCCTGTGCTTCAGGAATTATATCGGAGGGGAGTTTTCAGGAGGGGAGCAGGGTAACATACAACAGCCCTGCAGTGGGAACAGGTTCAGTGTGTTTAAGGAACAGCAAGGAGAAAATAGCAGAAGTGAGGGTCAGAGAGGTGATGGGAGGCCAGGGATGGTGACTTCATTCTGAGTGACTGGGGAAGTGAGAGTGACAAGACAAGTGAGAACACGGGAGGGATAGGAGTCAGTGAGAGGTGGCAGGGTTGATGGTTGTTGGCATCAGGGTCTGACAGGGAAAGTGAAGAGGTGGTAAAGGTGAGAAATGGGATGCTTAGAATTGGGATTATGGAAGGGCTGTTTATTGGTGAGGACAAGCTCCAGGCTTTTTTGATCCTGGGAGTAATGTAGGTTGGAGGACAGGACATGGAAGCAGAGAGGCCAGGGTACTGGAGGATCAACAACGTGGCCACTGAAATCACCAGAGTCACATGAGTATTGTTGGAGAAAATGAGAGGGACCTGTGAAGTAAGAGATGACTCCAGCAAAGGTGGGCAGAGGGTAATGTAGCAATATCTTCTAATTGACTTGTGCAGCATTTGACAGTGACAGCCACTTTCCCATGCAGAACTGTTTTCTTCTGCAGTGCCGTTCCTGTTCAGGGTGCAACTGAGGTCCCCTCCTCAGCCTTCTCCCTTTGCACCTGTGCTCTCTCCTCAAGTGTTACCTTGTTGACGGCTCACCCAATAGCCGTAGAATTAAAAAGAGATTTTTCCAGGGCTGTGTATGAGGAGGTGGGGTGGTAGGGGGAGGTGGAAGGTCTCTGAGTGCATTCTATGAgagatattttgttttcattagctttaattttcagttttttgatgtACCATTGTATGCTTACACAATAGGAACTAAGGCTcagaaaagtgaaataatttgttCAAGATCAGCTAACCAGTTAAATACTAAAGGGGAAGTTTGATTGCAGGTCTCTATGACTTCAAAATTTGTGTTCTTTTCCAAGCTGATGTCACAaccagagaataaagataaaaacaagCAAGTGACATGGTCAGATCTGGGTTTCAAAAATGCCAGCAGTGTGACAGGTAGATTGAGGAGGGTAGAGAAACCACTTAAAGAGCTAATCCACATGGAAAATGAGGACCTGGCCTCTAAGTAATAGAGGTGGTGAGAGAGGTGGATAGTGATGAGTTCATTGAAATAGTAGAGGAGGAGAAACATTTGGAGAAGAGCTGAATTCTGGGCCAGTTGGAACTCAAATGTTGATAGGCCCTCATAAATAGAATTGCCTGTCCAGCAACTAGAGATGTGACAGGAGATTCGAAGATTATTAATTTGCCACAAAAATTTTAAGAACATTACCCACTTCTTCATTGGGTGCCCCTTCTAAGTAACACCTCTCCCAGCCTCATCAGCCTAAGACCAGGAGTAAATGTGTAGTCTGACATATTTATAACATGCTGTGACCAGGAAGACTGCATACCAGAGGAACTGGGCAACTCATCAACCAAAGGAAGGGAGTTGCTagaggatttgggggaagggtAGAGTTTAGGTAAAATTGAAATGGCTAAAAGCAAAGCTGTGTATAAACAGTCATCGTCAGCTCTGGACTGAGAAGTAGACCCAGTGTCCAATTTTTACAAAAACAAGTGCTGAATGTCATGATCAATCAGAAATCCCTTATTTGAAGTCCTGTACCTGGATTGGAATCCGGGCTGCTTCTGTGTATCAAAGTACCTTAGATCCTCCAGGCAAAATTAGGATGTTTCACTCTTACTGGTAACTTCTAAGAGCAAGTTTCTGACAATCTGTGATTCTAAAGTACAGCATTTTGTGGTGAATAAGAAAGCAATAGTCACTTATGTCTATTAGGATACTCCATGGCTGTAGTGTGTCCTCAGGTGAAATGGTAACTTTGCAGCTGGCTTTATCTGTGTCTTGTCCGGCTTGAGACAAGTTTTTTACATTCTCAGTCTAAGCTAATTTTCACTTAGTCAGGCTCCACTGAATAATAGAGGATTTGATTCTTAAGAAAACTTTTAACAAAAGAACTAGTGTTTTCTATTCTGACAAAATTGTGTGGTATTCTGCCTCCTTGTTGTAAAGCAGCTCATACAGATACTCTGACAGGTTTGTGGTTGACCTTGATTATCTACTGTGATTTTACTGTTTCAGGATATGAGGTCTTAAGATACTTCAAAGTCCCTATGGCAAGAGAAGGATATAAATAAAAAGTCTTATTGAAGTTTTATAATTTACTTAGTCACAgttcataaatataatttttaactgACTCCTTaaatgtttctggatgagataaATTGATAAAAATTATGGAATGATTAAAAGAATGTataaatttttcttgttttatgatGTGAGGTCTCTGAACTCTGAACTTGCATGGCAAGTTTCACATGTCTAAGCACATGTACACTTCTCAAGAAGTTTCATGAATTGCTTAAATTCTCAAGATCCATAAAGGGTTAGGGCTCAGTCACTGTTCTTCACCCTTTTTAGAGACTCTTAAATATCAAATGCACTGATTCAAAATGGTTCTAGAATATAAATCACTTATGTCACTATACAATTTATATTGAATTTGTTACATTTAAATCTGTGCTTCTATCTAAGCTGCACAACTTACCCTTATTTCAAACCCATTTTCTCCacagataaaatattttgataaaagaAGAGACTACTTaaagttcaaagaaaaatttgaagCAGGACAGTTCCAGCCTTCAAAAACAACCACAGAATCCTAGGCTATTCCTGAACTTTTCAGAAAGTTGAAACTATTCTTTCTGGACATTCAAAAATGTTCCATTGACTATGGGACAATAGTTTGAATTAGGGTAAATAAGCATCAATACTTATTCCATATATACAACTTCTAATAAAATCAAACAAGATTCCATCAAACTATGAAGAACTGAAAATAGTATGGAATATGCTGAGTTTTAATTAAGAAAcctgtattttaagaaaaaattaaaagcctgTTATTAAAAACATATGTACTTTTTTGGGGGAGGATAATAGGCAAATATTACAGATACTGAGAAAAGTAGGTTGTTGTGTGTCCTGGGAGTATTAATACCAGCACAAAAAATGAGGATTGGAAGAGGAAGGTTGAACTTAAAATATATGAGTAAAATAATAAAGTCCATCTACAATAGACTTTgagctaatatcatacttaatgattAGGCAATAAAAGCTAAAATGTCCTTAAAATCAATAACAAGATAATGATGTCCTttctcacttctattcaacaaggTATTGGATTCctagctacttaaaaaaaaaaaaccagggagGGAAGAACTAAAACTGCCTCTATTCACCGATGTCATCATCCAAGAAGTGAAgctcattttctctctcattgAGTGTTGGTGAGGCTTAGTGACTGGCTTCTAACAAAACAGCATGGGAAGGGAAAACAGCAACTTGACAAAGAGGAGCCTGGCAAACACGGCCTTAAGCAGATGATGGAGGTGGTAAGTCATGCTGAGATGTGACAAGAAAGGCACTCATCACTGCAGTACCCTTCCTTAAAACCCAGAACCTCAGTTTGGTCATGGGAAAACCCCAGGCAAATTCAAATCGTGAGACTTTTACATGCCTGACGAGCACTCTTCAAAAGTGTcgaggtcatgaaagacaaaacaGAATCTGTCAGAGAATGGAGAAAACTAAGGAGACGTGATGACTAGATGCAAGTTAGTGTCCTGGATtggtcctggaacagaaaaaggatattAATGGGAAGActggattaattaattaataaataataaataaataaataaataaataaatatatatatatatatatattatagtctGTAGTTTAGTAAACCGCACCACTGTCAATATTAATTTCTTAGTTCTGAAAAATGTCCAAGGTTATAAGATCCTATTAGAAGCATCAGGGTGAAGGGCATATTGAAGCTATGTAGTAACTTTATAACTCttctgcaaaataaaaattttaataaagctacagaataaaaaaatatatacaagtaATGGACTCTGAAGAAATCCCAGTAtcaaacaaagaacagaaacagTACATCAACCCTGTGGGTTCCATTCTCACTTCTGGTAATGGTATGCATCTCTGGCTCTAAGTTGACAGTTGTCAGAATATAGACTATTTTTAACCACTATCTGAACTCCCTGAGCAAAGGTAGTATATGaaaattttcctaaaaaattcatatgaatgATTATGGTCTAATTtttggctttaaaaataaaactgattacCTGAGCATCATGGACTTACTAGGAAAGCTCGCTCAGCATCTATCCAAGCATGTTTGCCCCCTGGGAATAAGCAGATACAAAGCAGCAAAGACAGGCAGTGGCTCCTCTTCATGCAGAACCTTAGCTACCACCCCACTGCTTCCTTACGACATTCAGACATTAGATTCGTACATAGTAGCTGCCTTAATTCTGTTTTACTCCTATCATACTCCACATGTCTGACAACAGTTTCTAGGAAAGAAATTATTTCCCTTAAATACACTATTTTATTTCCACAATtgcttaaaatattaaagaagcaATACGGTAtagttaaaaatgtttattaaagggGACA from Manis pentadactyla isolate mManPen7 chromosome 8, mManPen7.hap1, whole genome shotgun sequence includes:
- the LOC118929297 gene encoding cytochrome c oxidase assembly factor 6 homolog isoform X1, translating into MPGFLFAESKNVLSKQSSLIPLVMAAPSMKERQVCWGARDEYWKCLDENTDDASQCKKLRSSFESSCPQQWIKYFDKRRDYLKFKEKFEAGQFQPSKTTTES
- the LOC118929297 gene encoding cytochrome c oxidase assembly factor 6 homolog isoform X2; the encoded protein is MAAPSMKERQVCWGARDEYWKCLDENTDDASQCKKLRSSFESSCPQQWIKYFDKRRDYLKFKEKFEAGQFQPSKTTTES